In Arthrobacter sp. Soc17.1.1.1, one DNA window encodes the following:
- a CDS encoding MinD/ParA family ATP-binding protein has protein sequence MTVQVEPGDERIKLRPEVRAEKTAAPAREGFRGWLNTTFKANLAASPAEQASRARRARIQRPLETHCTMAVVQLKGGATKTTVAYHLAATYGRIRGGNILAGEFNENQGTLGERALAGSHDRTTLDLIRNLGTVTRRTSDLVRYIRPQGDDRIHVLASPPEGADRRRVDGTSVKAAHDVLLSLYNLILLDTGNSAQASTWQAAVDVADSLVFVSQNKADDFRLLEATIEGVKAQGHAAKFARSILVITNTAQPNTERLAQLKEYGESIGLAAVVVVPFDRSLQEGQNFDYDALNPATRRAYEEATAALTDQL, from the coding sequence GTGACGGTGCAGGTGGAGCCCGGCGATGAGCGGATCAAGCTACGCCCCGAGGTGAGGGCCGAGAAGACTGCAGCACCGGCCCGTGAGGGCTTCCGGGGCTGGCTGAACACCACCTTTAAGGCGAACCTCGCCGCGTCCCCTGCAGAGCAGGCAAGCAGGGCCCGCCGGGCACGCATCCAGCGGCCGCTAGAAACCCACTGCACCATGGCCGTGGTCCAGCTCAAGGGCGGAGCGACGAAAACCACCGTCGCCTATCACCTGGCCGCGACTTACGGGCGGATCCGCGGAGGGAACATCCTCGCCGGTGAGTTCAACGAGAACCAGGGCACCCTCGGTGAGCGAGCCCTGGCAGGCTCGCACGACCGCACCACGCTGGACCTGATCCGGAACCTCGGCACCGTCACCCGACGCACCAGCGACCTCGTGCGCTACATCCGCCCCCAGGGCGACGACAGGATCCACGTCCTCGCCTCCCCGCCCGAGGGAGCTGACCGCCGCCGCGTCGACGGCACCTCCGTGAAAGCCGCGCACGATGTGCTGCTCTCGCTCTACAACCTGATCCTTCTCGATACCGGCAACTCAGCCCAGGCATCGACCTGGCAGGCAGCCGTCGACGTCGCTGACTCGCTCGTGTTCGTCTCTCAGAACAAGGCCGATGACTTCCGGCTCCTCGAGGCGACCATCGAGGGCGTCAAAGCCCAGGGCCACGCCGCGAAGTTTGCCCGCTCGATCCTGGTCATCACCAACACCGCCCAACCCAACACTGAGCGCCTCGCCCAGCTGAAGGAGTACGGGGAGAGCATCGGCCTCGCGGCCGTCGTCGTCGTGCCGTTCGACCGGTCCCTGCAGGAGGGCCAGAACTTCGACTACGACGCCCTGAACCCGGCCACCCGCCGGGCCTACGAGGAAGCAACCGCCGCCCTCACCGACCAGCTCTAA
- a CDS encoding transglycosylase SLT domain-containing protein, producing the protein MAGGKAIGCGIAALTLAPIGAVVAMTMLVAGIAEDEEANQLERASCTVSADTPGDAGATPGALQAVPNGWGPLVDAAAKEAGLPASVVAAQLNQESGWNENATSPVGAQGVAQFMPATWASYGNGGDPFSAKDAIPAYGRYMAALKGEVQSIAGSDANLLVQLTLAAYNAGPGAVQQYKGIPPYQETQKYVSSILDSAQGGFSMDCKAPTGGKPWDGDLGDGEWTTPLPGGVFTSGYGKRNVIGLPAWAQDHVGVDISSPGAGFGNGGPVVAPTDLRVTGFNDKDGCVIAKEDGDDPDFGFAFCHLNAYSVKVGDKLERGDIVGTEGNKADLGSVPTHLHFEIYTPEAPDVTFPYEGFNIDPEPILKEKGAWPSS; encoded by the coding sequence ATGGCAGGGGGGAAAGCCATCGGGTGCGGCATCGCCGCGCTCACCCTCGCGCCCATCGGCGCGGTCGTGGCCATGACCATGCTCGTCGCCGGCATAGCCGAGGACGAGGAAGCCAACCAGCTCGAACGAGCATCCTGCACCGTGTCCGCAGACACTCCCGGAGATGCGGGCGCGACGCCGGGTGCCCTGCAGGCTGTCCCCAACGGGTGGGGGCCCTTGGTCGACGCGGCGGCGAAGGAAGCAGGGCTTCCGGCCAGCGTTGTTGCCGCGCAGCTGAATCAGGAATCCGGGTGGAACGAGAACGCCACCAGTCCTGTCGGAGCGCAGGGCGTCGCCCAGTTCATGCCCGCAACGTGGGCGAGTTATGGCAACGGAGGCGACCCGTTCTCCGCGAAGGACGCCATTCCCGCCTACGGCCGGTACATGGCCGCGCTGAAGGGTGAAGTGCAGTCGATCGCAGGCAGTGATGCGAATCTGCTCGTGCAGCTCACCCTCGCCGCGTATAATGCCGGCCCGGGAGCCGTGCAGCAGTACAAGGGGATCCCGCCGTACCAGGAGACGCAGAAGTACGTCAGCTCCATCCTGGACTCCGCGCAGGGCGGGTTCTCCATGGACTGCAAGGCACCGACCGGTGGCAAGCCGTGGGACGGCGACCTCGGAGACGGCGAGTGGACCACTCCCCTGCCCGGAGGCGTCTTCACCTCCGGCTACGGGAAGCGCAACGTCATCGGCCTGCCTGCGTGGGCGCAGGATCACGTCGGCGTGGACATCTCGAGCCCCGGCGCCGGCTTCGGCAACGGCGGACCCGTCGTCGCGCCCACAGACTTGCGCGTCACCGGGTTCAATGACAAGGACGGGTGTGTGATCGCCAAGGAGGACGGCGACGATCCGGACTTCGGGTTCGCGTTCTGCCATCTCAACGCCTACTCCGTGAAGGTGGGCGACAAGCTCGAACGCGGCGACATCGTCGGCACCGAGGGCAACAAGGCCGACCTCGGCAGCGTTCCTACACATCTACATTTCGAGATTTATACACCCGAAGCACCAGACGTCACCTTCCCGTACGAGGGCTTCAACATCGACCCCGAACCGATCCTCAAAGAGAAAGGCGCGTGGCCATCATCATGA
- a CDS encoding AAA family ATPase has protein sequence MKVALVNLKGGVAKTTSSIYIAAALARKGTVVLLDGDPQGSASDWTGLVEDSGEPMPFTVKVVNQRTMKKAAQGFDYGVIDTPPGNPQVIDAAIATADIVVIPTDASAMDIQRVWPSIEAAARAGKPAAVLIVRARLNTRSLAIAVETFEQAGAAVIDAYIPLREDIKNAYGTIPTNLHGYDQVATDLLEVHHGIAS, from the coding sequence ATGAAAGTCGCCCTCGTGAATCTCAAAGGTGGAGTAGCGAAAACCACCAGTTCGATCTACATCGCGGCTGCGCTAGCCCGAAAAGGTACCGTCGTACTCCTCGACGGCGACCCCCAGGGATCTGCCTCAGACTGGACAGGCTTGGTCGAGGACAGCGGCGAGCCGATGCCTTTCACTGTGAAAGTCGTCAATCAACGCACCATGAAAAAAGCTGCCCAAGGCTTTGACTACGGCGTGATTGACACTCCCCCGGGCAACCCACAAGTCATCGACGCGGCCATCGCCACCGCAGACATCGTCGTGATTCCCACCGATGCGTCAGCCATGGACATTCAGCGGGTCTGGCCCTCAATCGAAGCAGCCGCACGAGCAGGCAAGCCGGCGGCCGTGCTTATCGTCCGTGCGCGTCTGAACACCAGAAGTCTCGCCATCGCTGTCGAAACCTTTGAGCAAGCTGGAGCGGCTGTCATCGACGCCTACATTCCCTTGCGCGAGGACATAAAAAACGCCTACGGCACCATCCCAACCAACCTGCACGGCTACGACCAAGTAGCGACCGACCTACTGGAGGTACACCATGGCATCGCCAGCTAA
- a CDS encoding helix-turn-helix domain-containing protein, which produces MTDQSLEEQPRRLRFLTLQRVADELNTKHNTIRALIASGELPAIQIGGRGQWRIERVKLEDYISAAYARARTDIARGAIDASDSAAE; this is translated from the coding sequence ATGACAGACCAATCCCTTGAGGAGCAGCCCAGGCGGCTGCGGTTCCTGACTCTGCAGCGGGTAGCCGATGAGTTGAATACCAAGCACAACACCATCCGGGCCCTCATCGCTTCAGGGGAGCTGCCGGCCATCCAGATCGGCGGCCGCGGCCAGTGGCGCATCGAACGCGTCAAGCTCGAGGACTACATCAGCGCCGCCTATGCCAGAGCCCGCACTGACATTGCACGCGGCGCCATCGATGCTTCTGACAGTGCCGCAGAATGA
- a CDS encoding histone-like nucleoid-structuring protein Lsr2, with amino-acid sequence MAQRVQVQLVDDLNGDVAQETVRFGIDGTDYEIDLTTENAQQLRSTLSEYVDNARKAKTGRRGQGGQKATGASSTGRSKREDTQQIRQWAQDNGYNPSSRGRITQSIIDAYNEAH; translated from the coding sequence ATGGCGCAGCGCGTACAGGTGCAATTGGTCGACGACCTCAATGGTGACGTCGCACAGGAAACGGTCCGTTTCGGGATCGACGGCACCGACTACGAGATCGACCTGACAACGGAGAACGCGCAGCAGCTGCGCTCAACCCTGTCCGAGTACGTGGACAACGCCCGTAAAGCCAAGACCGGGCGCAGGGGCCAGGGCGGCCAGAAAGCTACCGGCGCATCCTCGACGGGCCGGTCCAAGCGTGAGGACACCCAGCAGATCCGCCAGTGGGCGCAGGACAACGGCTACAACCCCAGCTCCCGCGGACGCATCACCCAGTCCATCATCGACGCCTACAACGAGGCCCACTAG
- a CDS encoding helicase associated domain-containing protein, whose protein sequence is MRFDDLILAEDDYSQGACESRQEWLLMYSRGVPPAVIAAWCRVDVRRVHRTINRQAERCPGWFGRCWVLHDQPAPSGNRRRLRRSREQVWWEHYAHMNSYVARVGGVPAQNDSTEARVLYRWLENQRRNHDMDRLAQDKVEALDRLGEWIGSRKGNPEELWALRLEQVQQFRDEAGRFPVYDPQRHPGEKVLAVWLGRQRTWLRKGRLRADRQEILHQVLSGWDRVASVGVLCTI, encoded by the coding sequence ATGCGTTTTGATGACTTGATTCTGGCCGAGGACGACTATTCGCAGGGGGCGTGTGAGAGCCGGCAGGAGTGGCTGCTGATGTACTCCCGCGGGGTCCCGCCGGCGGTGATCGCCGCATGGTGCAGGGTCGACGTCCGCCGCGTCCACCGGACCATCAACCGGCAGGCGGAAAGGTGTCCGGGATGGTTCGGCCGGTGCTGGGTGCTCCACGACCAGCCCGCCCCCAGTGGCAACCGGCGCCGCCTCCGGCGGAGCCGGGAGCAGGTGTGGTGGGAGCACTACGCCCACATGAATTCGTATGTGGCCCGGGTGGGTGGGGTGCCGGCGCAGAACGACAGTACGGAGGCCCGGGTGTTGTACCGGTGGTTGGAGAACCAGCGCCGGAACCACGACATGGACCGGCTTGCCCAGGACAAGGTTGAGGCCCTGGACAGGCTGGGGGAGTGGATCGGTAGCCGGAAAGGCAACCCGGAGGAGTTGTGGGCGTTGCGTCTCGAGCAGGTGCAGCAGTTCCGGGACGAGGCCGGCCGGTTCCCGGTCTATGACCCGCAGCGCCACCCGGGTGAGAAGGTCCTCGCGGTATGGCTGGGCCGCCAACGCACCTGGTTGCGGAAGGGTCGGCTCCGCGCCGACCGGCAGGAGATCCTGCATCAGGTGTTGTCCGGCTGGGACAGGGTGGCCAGTGTTGGTGTGCTGTGCACCATCTAG
- a CDS encoding class I SAM-dependent methyltransferase → MDLGAGTGQATGRLLEAGLTVTAVEPGARLAALLKMNHPAASVIVSRTEDADLPEQAFDIAVAATSIHWMNLDELLPKVHASLRPGGKLLVWRNVFGDPTYPTPFRTKIGRIVAARTGPPRPGPDAEDAGTTGRELVRTGLFSVDEVSEFRWEVTLDAQQVQNLFSTFSDWNGQEVLEAAAAAVEAGGSVVEHYRSWLIVLSRT, encoded by the coding sequence GTGGACCTGGGCGCCGGGACAGGGCAGGCAACCGGACGGCTTCTTGAAGCCGGTCTGACGGTGACCGCGGTCGAACCCGGAGCGCGTCTGGCAGCCCTGCTAAAGATGAATCACCCGGCAGCATCGGTCATCGTGAGCCGCACCGAAGACGCCGACCTGCCCGAACAAGCCTTCGACATCGCTGTTGCCGCGACATCCATCCACTGGATGAACCTCGATGAGCTGCTGCCGAAGGTCCACGCCAGCCTCCGCCCCGGGGGAAAGCTGCTGGTATGGCGCAACGTCTTCGGCGATCCCACCTACCCGACGCCGTTCCGGACCAAGATAGGACGGATCGTCGCCGCACGGACAGGACCTCCACGGCCAGGTCCCGACGCCGAGGACGCCGGAACCACCGGACGGGAGCTGGTCCGGACCGGCCTTTTCAGTGTCGACGAGGTCAGCGAGTTCAGGTGGGAAGTGACCCTTGATGCACAACAGGTGCAGAATCTCTTCAGCACGTTCAGCGATTGGAATGGGCAGGAGGTCCTCGAAGCGGCGGCAGCAGCCGTGGAGGCAGGAGGTTCTGTCGTGGAACACTATCGATCCTGGCTGATCGTCCTCAGCCGCACCTAG
- a CDS encoding helix-turn-helix domain-containing protein has translation MTDQPLQEQPRPLRFLTLQQVADELNTKHNTIRSLIASGDLPAIQIGGRGQWRIERAKLEDYISAAYAKVRIDVARGDLEVGGTSAPLTPE, from the coding sequence ATGACAGACCAACCCCTCCAGGAGCAGCCCAGGCCGCTGCGGTTCCTGACCCTGCAGCAGGTGGCCGATGAGCTGAACACCAAGCACAACACCATCCGAAGCCTTATCGCCTCAGGGGATCTGCCGGCCATCCAGATCGGTGGCCGTGGGCAGTGGCGCATCGAACGCGCCAAGCTCGAGGACTACATTAGCGCCGCTTACGCCAAAGTCCGGATAGACGTCGCACGCGGCGACCTCGAGGTCGGCGGGACGTCTGCGCCCCTCACGCCGGAGTGA
- a CDS encoding tellurite resistance TerB family protein — translation MFSSPEAPPAVDRPLAVRRASNAPPAPQKSSRVSGKARWYGYGEAARVGDYLISGGLIYVGSVLPSPKGGTEPSLINPALRINSQNPDWAGQSLDYWPSYESIAPAARAAYLTWQADGRRYPEVPIGYVFLFMYGLERRVLMDIAKDPSLAGELVPIRAEMLSLIELHGDRSDSFSGYASRFLELIDFILMQAPASAEWEPPALTESRWLVPISLRVGLGDLAADGKPIPAQWALAWAWFHPDIPVRTPASRCTEEFTRLFTLRYRQKFADGFIVRPGKTTIKTSYYTASSQIGQANLEMDNIPDVFAQQAPLRKLAALFDSVTAELEAYSRWLGRNPDKAGTLAAAALLPGDLIDSSTGAVRDFQNWLMEKLIPSGTALISGAELFNHWPAGVTGKLSKPETVNLATLLDSLGAALEPDVRFGGAAVSELTPVVIFRVQPGSPHSPTPAYSTALTMMHLAAAVTAADGHILPAELDHLTAHLESSLQLTTPERTRLRAHLQWLGATGVKLTGLTKRLESLSGAQKAAVGDMLVTVAAADGHIAPAEVTTLQKIYKLLGLEASTVSSRLHAALTGSLAPAGGPVTVRPAGEPEPGYPIPVPPTAAPAETGFVLDPTVIQAKMSETAAVSALLSGIFDEDQAPPTPGQGEPEWPQQPGPKEPAGTGSGAASSVAGLDQAHSSMLHALAGRNQLDRNEFDDLAAHHGLLPDGALDTLNEAALDASDEPLIEGDEILTINAYALKELRS, via the coding sequence GTGTTCTCATCCCCGGAGGCGCCGCCGGCTGTGGATCGCCCTCTTGCGGTACGCCGTGCATCGAATGCCCCTCCCGCACCCCAGAAGTCCAGCCGTGTTTCGGGTAAGGCGCGCTGGTATGGGTACGGCGAGGCGGCACGGGTCGGCGATTACCTGATCTCGGGTGGATTGATTTATGTCGGTTCAGTCCTGCCCTCTCCCAAGGGTGGCACGGAACCGTCCCTGATTAATCCCGCACTGAGGATTAATTCGCAGAACCCGGACTGGGCAGGGCAATCCCTGGACTACTGGCCTTCGTACGAATCCATCGCCCCGGCGGCGCGGGCCGCGTACCTCACTTGGCAGGCGGATGGACGGCGGTACCCTGAAGTGCCGATCGGCTATGTGTTCCTGTTCATGTACGGGCTTGAGCGGCGAGTCCTCATGGATATCGCTAAGGACCCTTCCCTGGCAGGTGAGCTGGTCCCGATCAGGGCTGAGATGCTCTCCTTGATCGAACTGCACGGTGACCGCAGCGATTCCTTTTCCGGGTATGCGTCCCGATTCCTGGAACTCATCGACTTCATTTTGATGCAGGCCCCCGCATCGGCGGAATGGGAACCGCCGGCCTTGACCGAGTCGCGGTGGCTGGTTCCGATCAGTCTCAGGGTCGGGCTGGGCGACCTGGCAGCGGACGGCAAACCGATTCCTGCGCAGTGGGCTCTGGCTTGGGCGTGGTTCCACCCCGACATCCCGGTGCGAACGCCTGCCTCCCGGTGCACCGAGGAGTTCACCCGGCTTTTCACTCTCAGGTACCGGCAGAAGTTCGCGGATGGGTTTATCGTGCGCCCGGGCAAGACCACAATTAAAACCAGCTATTACACGGCCAGTTCCCAGATCGGCCAGGCCAATCTGGAAATGGACAACATCCCGGATGTGTTCGCCCAGCAGGCACCGCTTAGGAAGCTCGCGGCACTCTTTGACAGTGTGACCGCTGAGCTGGAAGCCTACAGCCGGTGGCTCGGGCGCAACCCGGACAAGGCAGGAACCCTGGCCGCCGCCGCGCTTTTGCCGGGGGACCTGATCGACAGCAGTACCGGGGCCGTCCGGGACTTTCAAAACTGGTTGATGGAAAAACTAATACCTTCGGGGACTGCGCTGATCTCCGGAGCAGAGCTGTTCAACCACTGGCCCGCCGGTGTAACCGGCAAACTCAGCAAGCCCGAAACCGTTAATCTCGCGACCCTGCTGGACAGTTTGGGTGCCGCTCTGGAGCCCGATGTCCGCTTCGGGGGCGCTGCGGTCAGCGAGCTGACTCCAGTCGTGATCTTCCGGGTTCAACCCGGTAGCCCACACTCTCCAACCCCTGCCTACAGCACCGCCCTGACGATGATGCACCTGGCTGCTGCGGTGACCGCCGCCGACGGCCATATCCTGCCGGCCGAACTTGATCACCTCACCGCTCATCTGGAATCATCCCTGCAGTTGACCACGCCCGAACGCACCCGGCTCCGGGCGCATCTGCAGTGGCTTGGTGCCACCGGTGTGAAACTGACTGGACTGACCAAACGCTTGGAGAGCCTTTCGGGTGCACAGAAGGCCGCGGTGGGCGACATGCTCGTCACTGTCGCCGCAGCCGACGGACACATCGCACCGGCCGAAGTTACAACCTTGCAAAAAATCTACAAACTGCTGGGCCTGGAAGCATCAACGGTCTCCAGCAGGCTTCACGCCGCCCTGACGGGCTCCCTCGCTCCCGCTGGGGGGCCTGTGACGGTCCGACCCGCCGGAGAGCCGGAACCTGGCTACCCCATTCCCGTACCTCCGACCGCCGCCCCGGCCGAAACCGGCTTCGTGCTGGACCCGACGGTCATTCAAGCCAAGATGAGCGAAACGGCTGCAGTGTCAGCCCTGCTGAGCGGAATCTTCGACGAGGACCAAGCCCCGCCCACCCCGGGGCAGGGCGAACCGGAATGGCCGCAACAGCCCGGACCCAAGGAGCCAGCCGGGACCGGCTCTGGCGCTGCCTCCTCAGTGGCAGGCCTCGATCAAGCACACTCCTCGATGCTGCACGCTCTGGCAGGACGCAACCAGTTGGACCGCAACGAGTTCGACGACCTGGCCGCCCACCATGGGCTGCTGCCGGACGGGGCTTTGGACACGCTGAACGAAGCAGCCCTTGACGCCTCCGATGAACCTCTCATCGAAGGCGATGAGATCCTCACCATCAATGCCTACGCTCTGAAGGAGCTTCGCTCATGA
- a CDS encoding ATP-binding protein → MTGPSAAAIRPRERDALLQSLRAGVVPRMGQQHVQVGRVNEVQALLSDINRINDGGSGSRFIIGDYGSGKTFFLHLIRSIALQQKLVTVHADLSPDRRLQATGGQARSLYAELMRNMSTRAKADGGAMSSVVERFVTQALTESRASGEAVETIIRRNLDQLSELTGGYDFAEVIAKYWQGHDTGNEQLKADAVRWLRGEFTTRTDARAALGVRTIVDDSNFYDQLKLLALFVRLAGFGGVLVCLDEMVNLYKLANSQARNSNYEQILRILNDSTQGTASGLGFVFGGTPDFLLDPRRGLYSYAALQSRLEENSYAVDGLVDYSGPVLRLTSLTPEDFYVLLTKLRHVQAGGEESAYLIPDEGITAYMHHCAQRIGDAYFRTPRNTIKSFLDLLAVLEQNPGRQWEDLLVGVKLEHESNPDLAPLAPAEPTPHPTTPTQTVETAANSGSGTPQGNSLADRDDDELSAFRL, encoded by the coding sequence ATGACCGGTCCCTCCGCTGCCGCCATCCGCCCCCGTGAACGGGACGCGCTGCTGCAGTCCCTGCGTGCAGGCGTGGTCCCGCGGATGGGTCAGCAGCATGTTCAGGTGGGCCGGGTCAACGAAGTGCAGGCGCTGCTGTCGGACATTAACCGCATCAATGACGGCGGATCCGGCAGCCGCTTCATCATCGGCGACTACGGCTCCGGGAAAACCTTCTTTCTGCACCTGATCCGCTCGATTGCCCTGCAGCAAAAACTCGTCACGGTCCACGCCGATCTCTCACCGGACCGGCGCCTGCAGGCCACCGGTGGGCAGGCCAGAAGCCTGTACGCCGAACTGATGCGCAACATGTCCACCCGAGCCAAGGCCGACGGCGGCGCCATGTCCAGCGTGGTGGAACGCTTCGTCACGCAGGCCCTTACAGAGTCCCGGGCCTCCGGCGAGGCCGTGGAAACCATCATCCGCCGCAACCTCGATCAGCTTTCCGAACTCACCGGCGGATACGACTTCGCCGAAGTGATCGCCAAATACTGGCAAGGACACGACACCGGGAATGAACAGCTCAAGGCCGACGCCGTTCGGTGGCTGCGCGGAGAATTCACCACCCGCACCGATGCGCGCGCCGCCCTGGGCGTGCGAACCATCGTGGATGACTCCAACTTCTATGACCAGCTCAAGCTGCTGGCCCTGTTCGTCCGTCTTGCCGGTTTCGGAGGTGTCCTGGTCTGCCTCGACGAAATGGTGAACCTGTACAAGCTGGCCAACAGCCAAGCCCGCAATTCCAACTACGAACAGATCCTCCGGATCCTCAATGACTCCACCCAGGGCACCGCATCCGGTCTGGGCTTCGTTTTCGGCGGTACGCCCGACTTCCTCCTGGATCCGCGCCGTGGCCTCTACTCATACGCTGCACTGCAGTCCCGGCTGGAGGAAAACAGTTACGCCGTCGACGGGCTCGTGGACTACTCCGGGCCCGTGCTGCGCCTGACCAGCCTGACCCCGGAAGACTTCTATGTCCTGCTGACCAAGCTCCGGCACGTCCAGGCCGGAGGGGAGGAATCGGCGTATCTCATCCCCGATGAAGGAATCACCGCCTACATGCATCACTGCGCCCAGCGCATTGGTGACGCCTATTTCCGCACCCCCCGCAACACCATCAAGAGCTTCCTGGACCTGCTCGCGGTACTGGAACAAAACCCCGGGCGGCAATGGGAAGACCTTCTCGTGGGAGTAAAACTCGAACACGAGTCCAACCCCGACCTCGCCCCCCTGGCACCCGCGGAGCCGACGCCACACCCCACGACGCCCACGCAGACCGTAGAGACAGCGGCCAATTCAGGGTCCGGCACTCCACAAGGCAATTCGCTGGCTGACAGGGACGATGACGAACTGTCCGCCTTCAGGCTGTGA